One Pseudomonas brassicacearum genomic region harbors:
- the cra gene encoding catabolite repressor/activator, giving the protein MKLSDIAQLAGVSVTTASYVINGKAEQQRISSATVERVRAVVEEHGFTPNPQAAGLRSRHTRTLGFILPDLENPSYARIAKLLEQGARARGYQLLIASSDDAPDSERQLLQLFRARRCDALIVASCLPTGDDSYRQLQAKGIPIIAIDRVMEPAHFCSVISDDRQASLQLTRSLLETHPRQIALISARPELSISQERTAGFNEALAGFEGQVLIEHGESFSRECGRQLMDEMLARLGHLPDALITTSYVLLQGVFDALHDFPLKSRPLRLGTFGDTQLLDFLPLPVNAMSQQHQLIADKALELALAAIENDDYQPGVQAIARTFKQRIHQG; this is encoded by the coding sequence TTGAAACTCAGTGATATTGCCCAACTGGCCGGTGTGTCCGTAACCACCGCCAGCTATGTCATCAATGGCAAGGCCGAACAGCAACGCATCAGCAGCGCCACCGTCGAACGGGTGCGAGCGGTGGTCGAAGAACATGGCTTCACGCCCAACCCCCAGGCCGCCGGGCTGCGCAGCCGGCACACGCGTACCTTGGGGTTCATCCTGCCGGACCTGGAAAACCCTAGCTATGCGCGCATCGCCAAGCTGCTGGAACAAGGCGCACGGGCGCGGGGCTATCAGCTGCTGATCGCCAGTTCCGACGATGCGCCCGACAGCGAGCGGCAACTGTTGCAGCTGTTCCGCGCGCGCCGCTGCGATGCGCTGATCGTTGCCAGTTGCCTGCCGACCGGGGACGACAGTTACCGCCAGTTGCAGGCCAAGGGCATTCCCATCATCGCCATCGACCGGGTGATGGAGCCTGCGCATTTCTGCTCGGTGATCAGCGACGACCGCCAGGCTAGCCTTCAGCTAACCCGCAGCCTGCTGGAAACCCATCCGCGGCAAATCGCGCTGATCAGCGCCCGCCCCGAGTTGAGCATCAGCCAGGAACGGACCGCCGGTTTTAACGAAGCGCTGGCCGGCTTCGAAGGCCAGGTGTTGATCGAGCATGGCGAATCGTTCAGCCGTGAATGTGGCCGCCAGTTGATGGATGAAATGCTCGCGCGCCTGGGGCATCTGCCCGATGCGTTGATCACGACCTCCTATGTCCTGTTGCAAGGGGTGTTCGACGCCCTGCACGATTTCCCGCTCAAATCGCGTCCACTGCGCCTGGGCACGTTCGGTGACACGCAGTTGCTGGATTTCCTGCCGCTGCCGGTCAACGCCATGTCCCAGCAGCATCAACTGATCGCCGACAAAGCGTTGGAACTGGCGCTGGCGGCCATCGAGAACGATGACTACCAGCCTGGTGTGCAGGCCATCGCGCGGACGTTCAAGCAGCGCATTCACCAAGGCTGA
- the ptsP gene encoding phosphoenolpyruvate--protein phosphotransferase — protein sequence MLELTLEQISMAQTAVDKDAALQLLADKLVADGLVADGYLAGLQAREAQGSTFLGQGIAIPHGTPQTRDLVYSTGVRLLQFPEGVDWGDGQIVYLAIGIAAKSDEHLRLLQLLTRALGETDLGQALRRAGSAEALLKLLQGAPQELALDAQMIGLGVSADDFEELVWRGARLLRQADCVSNGFAGVLQQVEALPLGDGLWWLHSEQTVKRPGLAFVTPDKPIRYLGQPLSGLFCLASLGEAHQSLLERLCALLIEGRGHELGRATSSRKVLEVLGGELPADWPSARIGLANAHGLHARPAKILAQLAKSFEGEIRVRIVDGQDSAVSVKSLSKLLSLGARRGQVLEFIAEPSIANDALPALLAAIEEGLGEEVEPLPPPSTPREPAMAEVATVMLAPESGSLIQAVAAAPGIAIGPAHIQVLQAIDYPLRGESAAIERERLQNALNQVRRDIEGLVERAKAKAIREIFITHQEMLDDPELTDEVDTRLKLGESAQAAWMGVIEAAAKEQEALQDALLAERAADLRDVGRRVLAQLCGVETLSEPDQPYILVMDEVGPSDVARLDPTRVAGILTARGGATAHSAIVARALGIPALVGAGPAVLLLAPGTSLLLDGQRGRLHVDPDAATLQRATEERDTREQRLKVAAEQRHQPALTRDGHAVEVFANIGESAGVTSAVEQGAEGIGLLRTELIFMAHTQAPDEATQEAEYRKVLDGLGGRPLVVRTLDVGGDKPLPYWPIAKEENPFLGVRGIRLTLQRPQVMEAQLRALLRSADNRPLRIMFPMVGSVDEWRQARAMTERLRLEIPVADLQLGIMIEIPSAALLAPVLAKEVDFFSVGTNDLTQYTLAIDRGHPTLSAQADGLHPAVLQLIDITVRAAHAHGKWVGVCGELAADPLAVPVLVGLGVDELSVSARSIAEVKARVRELSLAQVQTLAQEALAVGSADDVRALVEAL from the coding sequence ATGCTCGAGCTCACTCTAGAGCAGATATCCATGGCCCAGACCGCTGTGGATAAAGACGCTGCGCTGCAACTGCTCGCTGACAAACTGGTGGCCGATGGCCTGGTGGCTGACGGCTACCTGGCTGGCTTGCAGGCCCGCGAAGCCCAGGGCTCGACCTTTCTTGGCCAAGGTATTGCCATTCCCCACGGCACGCCGCAAACCCGTGACCTGGTTTATTCCACCGGCGTACGCCTGCTGCAATTCCCGGAAGGCGTGGACTGGGGCGATGGCCAGATCGTTTACCTGGCCATCGGCATTGCGGCCAAGTCCGACGAACACCTGCGCCTGCTGCAACTGCTGACCCGCGCCCTCGGCGAGACTGACCTGGGCCAGGCCCTACGCCGTGCCGGTTCCGCCGAAGCCTTGTTGAAGCTGCTGCAAGGCGCGCCGCAGGAACTGGCCTTGGATGCGCAGATGATCGGCCTCGGCGTGTCGGCTGACGATTTCGAAGAGCTGGTGTGGCGCGGCGCCCGACTGCTGCGCCAGGCCGACTGCGTGAGCAACGGTTTTGCCGGTGTGTTGCAGCAGGTCGAGGCGCTGCCCCTGGGCGACGGCTTGTGGTGGCTGCACAGCGAACAGACCGTCAAGCGCCCGGGATTGGCTTTCGTCACGCCGGATAAACCCATCCGCTACCTCGGCCAACCCCTGAGTGGCCTGTTCTGCCTCGCCAGCCTCGGCGAAGCTCACCAGAGCTTGCTGGAGCGGCTCTGCGCGTTGCTGATCGAGGGCCGCGGCCATGAACTGGGTCGCGCCACCAGCAGCCGCAAGGTTCTCGAAGTGCTCGGCGGCGAACTGCCTGCCGACTGGCCCAGCGCGCGCATCGGTCTGGCCAACGCCCATGGCTTGCACGCGCGGCCGGCGAAGATCCTCGCGCAACTGGCGAAAAGTTTCGAAGGCGAGATCCGCGTGCGTATCGTCGACGGCCAGGACAGCGCCGTGTCGGTCAAGAGCCTGAGCAAGTTGCTGAGCCTGGGCGCCCGGCGTGGACAGGTCCTGGAGTTCATTGCCGAACCGAGCATTGCCAACGACGCGTTGCCGGCGCTGCTGGCGGCCATCGAAGAAGGCCTTGGCGAAGAAGTCGAACCGTTGCCACCACCGAGTACGCCGCGAGAACCGGCGATGGCCGAAGTCGCCACCGTCATGCTGGCCCCCGAATCCGGCAGCCTGATCCAGGCCGTCGCCGCGGCTCCGGGCATTGCTATCGGCCCGGCCCACATCCAGGTATTGCAGGCCATTGATTACCCGCTGCGCGGCGAGTCGGCGGCCATCGAGCGCGAGCGCCTGCAAAACGCCTTGAACCAGGTACGCCGCGATATCGAAGGCTTGGTCGAACGGGCCAAGGCCAAGGCCATCCGCGAAATTTTCATCACCCACCAGGAAATGCTCGACGACCCGGAACTGACCGACGAAGTCGACACCCGTTTGAAGCTGGGCGAGAGTGCGCAAGCGGCGTGGATGGGCGTGATCGAAGCCGCGGCGAAAGAACAGGAAGCTTTGCAGGATGCACTGCTGGCCGAACGTGCCGCCGATCTGCGAGACGTTGGTCGGCGGGTGCTGGCACAGCTGTGCGGTGTCGAAACCCTGAGCGAACCCGATCAGCCGTACATCCTGGTGATGGACGAAGTCGGCCCGTCCGACGTGGCCCGCCTGGATCCGACCCGCGTGGCGGGGATTCTGACCGCTCGCGGCGGTGCCACCGCCCACAGCGCCATCGTTGCCCGGGCCCTGGGCATTCCGGCGTTGGTGGGAGCGGGGCCGGCGGTGTTGCTGCTGGCGCCGGGAACGTCCTTGCTGCTGGATGGCCAGCGCGGTCGCCTGCACGTGGACCCCGATGCCGCCACCCTGCAACGGGCCACTGAAGAGCGCGACACCCGCGAGCAGCGCCTCAAGGTCGCCGCCGAACAGCGCCACCAACCGGCATTGACCCGTGACGGTCACGCCGTGGAAGTGTTTGCCAACATCGGCGAGAGCGCCGGCGTGACCAGCGCGGTGGAGCAGGGCGCCGAAGGCATCGGCCTGTTGCGCACCGAGCTGATTTTCATGGCCCACACCCAGGCGCCGGACGAAGCGACCCAGGAAGCCGAATACCGCAAGGTGCTCGATGGCCTGGGCGGTCGGCCGCTGGTGGTGCGCACCCTGGATGTTGGCGGCGACAAACCGCTGCCGTACTGGCCGATCGCGAAAGAGGAGAACCCGTTCCTCGGCGTGCGGGGTATTCGCCTGACGTTGCAACGTCCGCAGGTCATGGAAGCGCAATTGCGCGCCCTGTTGCGTTCGGCGGATAACCGTCCGTTGCGGATCATGTTCCCGATGGTCGGCAGCGTCGATGAGTGGCGCCAGGCCCGGGCCATGACCGAACGCCTGCGCCTGGAAATCCCGGTGGCGGACCTGCAACTGGGGATCATGATCGAAATACCGTCTGCTGCGCTGCTTGCGCCCGTGCTGGCCAAGGAAGTCGATTTCTTCAGCGTCGGCACCAACGACCTGACGCAATACACCCTGGCCATCGACCGTGGTCACCCGACCCTTTCGGCCCAGGCCGATGGCTTGCACCCGGCCGTGTTGCAACTGATCGACATCACCGTGCGTGCCGCCCATGCCCATGGCAAGTGGGTCGGTGTCTGCGGTGAGCTGGCCGCTGATCCGCTGGCGGTGCCGGTGCTGGTGGGCCTGGGCGTGGACGAACTGAGTGTCTCGGCCCGCAGCATTGCCGAGGTCAAGGCGCGGGTCCGCGAACTGAGCCTGGCGCAAGTACAAACCCTGGCCCAAGAGGCGTTGGCCGTGGGCAGCGCCGATGACGTGCGCGCATTAGTGGAGGCGCTGTAA
- the pfkB gene encoding 1-phosphofructokinase, protein MAKILTLTLNPALDLTVELARLEPGQVNRSDDMHTHAAGKGVNVAQVLADLGHTLTVSGFLGEDNAQVFETLFTQRGFVDAFIRVPGETRSNIKLAEQDGRITDLNGPGPVVDEAAQQALLERLAQIAPGHDVVVVAGSLPRGVSPQWLQALITRLKQLGLNVALDTSGEALRVALAAGPWLIKPNTEELADALGCEVVGELAEAQAAQRLHAQGIEHVVISHGADGVNWFSVGAALHASPPKVSVASTVGAGDSLLAGMLHGLLGAHAPEQTLRTATAIAAMAVTQIGFGIHDTALLASLEQGVRVRPLTEQ, encoded by the coding sequence ATGGCGAAGATTCTTACCCTGACCCTCAACCCGGCGCTCGACCTTACGGTGGAACTGGCGCGCCTGGAACCCGGGCAGGTCAACCGCAGTGACGACATGCACACCCATGCCGCCGGCAAAGGCGTGAATGTGGCCCAGGTGCTGGCTGACCTCGGCCATACGCTGACGGTCAGTGGCTTTCTTGGCGAAGACAACGCCCAGGTGTTCGAGACGCTGTTCACCCAGCGCGGCTTTGTCGACGCTTTTATTCGCGTGCCTGGGGAAACCCGCAGCAACATCAAGCTGGCCGAGCAGGATGGACGCATCACCGACCTCAACGGTCCGGGACCGGTGGTCGACGAAGCCGCGCAGCAGGCGTTGTTGGAGCGACTGGCGCAAATCGCCCCCGGTCACGATGTCGTGGTGGTGGCGGGCAGCTTGCCCCGAGGCGTCAGTCCACAGTGGTTGCAGGCGTTGATCACGCGCTTGAAACAGCTCGGCCTGAATGTCGCCCTCGACACCAGCGGTGAAGCCTTGCGCGTCGCGTTGGCGGCGGGGCCGTGGTTGATCAAGCCGAACACTGAAGAGCTGGCCGATGCGCTGGGTTGTGAGGTGGTGGGTGAGTTGGCCGAGGCGCAAGCCGCCCAGCGCCTGCATGCCCAGGGTATCGAACATGTGGTGATCTCCCACGGTGCCGACGGTGTGAACTGGTTCAGCGTCGGTGCGGCGCTGCATGCCTCGCCGCCCAAGGTCAGCGTCGCCAGCACCGTGGGTGCCGGTGATTCGCTGCTGGCCGGCATGCTTCACGGCCTGCTCGGCGCCCATGCCCCGGAGCAGACCCTGCGCACCGCCACGGCCATCGCGGCCATGGCGGTCACGCAGATCGGTTTTGGCATCCACGACACCGCGTTACTGGCGTCGCTTGAACAGGGCGTGCGCGTGCGCCCCCTGACAGAACAATAA
- a CDS encoding PTS fructose-like transporter subunit IIB, giving the protein MKLAIVTACPNGMVTSVLCARLLDAAAQRQGWSTSVEVHDAAHPERQLSAATLEAAEWVLLVASGPVDMSRFVGKRLFRSTPAQALQDVDSVLRRGAEEATVFAESDVLEEAPTVSAERAPRLVAITACPTGVAHTFMAAEALQQAAKKLGYDLQVETQGSVGARNPLSAEAIAEADVVLLATDIEVATERFAGKKIYRCGTGIALKQAEATLNKALVEGRQESASSDASGPAKTEKTGIYKHLLTGVSFMLPMVVAGGLLIALSFVFGITAFKEPGTLAAALMQIGGDTAFKLMVPLLAGYIAYSIADRPGLAPGMIGGLLASTLGAGFIGGIIAGFLAGYTAKAISRYARLPQSLEALKPILIIPLLASLFTGLVMIYIVGKPVAGMLEALTHFLDSMGTTNAILLGVLLGAMMCVDLGGPINKAAYAFSVGLLASQSYAPMAATMAAGMVPPIGLGIATFIARRKFAQTEREAGKAALVLGLCFISEGAIPFAAKDPLRVIPASIAGGALTGALSMYFGCKLMAPHGGLFVMLIPNAINHALLYLLAIVAGSLLTAVAYALLKRPEVVEMALEPAKA; this is encoded by the coding sequence ATGAAATTAGCCATTGTGACGGCCTGCCCGAACGGCATGGTCACCAGTGTGTTGTGCGCCCGCCTGCTGGATGCGGCGGCGCAGCGCCAGGGTTGGAGCACCAGTGTCGAAGTCCATGACGCGGCCCATCCGGAACGCCAGTTGTCGGCGGCGACCCTTGAAGCGGCCGAGTGGGTGTTGCTGGTTGCCAGCGGCCCGGTGGATATGTCGCGGTTCGTCGGCAAGCGTCTGTTTCGCAGCACCCCGGCCCAGGCCCTGCAAGACGTCGATTCGGTGCTGCGTCGCGGTGCCGAAGAGGCCACGGTCTTTGCCGAATCGGATGTGCTGGAAGAGGCGCCGACGGTATCGGCTGAGCGCGCCCCGCGCCTGGTCGCCATCACCGCTTGCCCGACCGGCGTTGCCCATACCTTCATGGCCGCCGAGGCGTTGCAGCAGGCGGCGAAGAAGCTGGGCTACGACCTGCAAGTGGAGACCCAGGGCTCGGTGGGCGCACGCAATCCGTTGAGCGCCGAGGCCATCGCCGAGGCGGACGTGGTGTTGCTGGCGACCGACATTGAAGTCGCTACCGAGCGTTTCGCCGGCAAGAAAATCTACCGCTGCGGCACGGGCATCGCCTTGAAACAGGCCGAAGCCACGCTGAACAAAGCGCTGGTCGAAGGTCGCCAGGAAAGCGCCTCGAGCGACGCCAGCGGCCCGGCCAAAACGGAAAAAACCGGCATCTACAAACACCTGCTGACCGGCGTGTCGTTCATGCTGCCAATGGTGGTGGCCGGTGGTCTGTTGATCGCGTTGTCGTTCGTGTTCGGCATCACCGCGTTCAAGGAACCCGGCACGCTGGCGGCGGCGTTGATGCAGATCGGTGGCGACACCGCGTTCAAATTGATGGTGCCGTTGCTGGCCGGCTACATCGCCTATTCCATCGCCGACCGACCCGGCCTGGCGCCAGGCATGATCGGCGGGCTGCTGGCGAGCACCCTGGGCGCCGGGTTCATTGGCGGGATCATCGCCGGTTTCCTGGCCGGCTACACCGCCAAGGCGATCAGCCGCTATGCACGCCTGCCCCAGAGCCTGGAAGCGCTCAAGCCGATCCTGATCATCCCGCTGCTGGCGAGCCTGTTCACCGGCCTGGTGATGATCTACATCGTCGGCAAACCGGTAGCGGGCATGCTCGAAGCCTTGACCCACTTCCTCGACAGCATGGGCACCACCAATGCGATCCTGTTGGGCGTGCTGCTGGGGGCGATGATGTGCGTCGACCTCGGGGGGCCGATCAACAAGGCCGCCTATGCGTTTTCGGTGGGACTGCTGGCATCGCAAAGTTATGCACCGATGGCCGCGACCATGGCCGCGGGAATGGTCCCGCCGATTGGCCTGGGCATCGCCACGTTCATCGCCCGTCGCAAATTTGCCCAGACCGAGCGCGAGGCCGGTAAAGCGGCGCTGGTGCTGGGCTTGTGCTTCATCTCCGAAGGGGCGATTCCGTTCGCCGCCAAGGACCCGCTGCGGGTAATCCCGGCCAGCATCGCCGGCGGCGCACTGACCGGTGCGCTGTCGATGTACTTCGGCTGCAAACTCATGGCCCCCCACGGTGGGTTGTTCGTGATGCTGATCCCCAACGCCATCAACCATGCGCTGCTGTACTTGCTGGCGATCGTAGCGGGGAGCCTGCTGACGGCGGTGGCGTATGCACTGCTCAAGCGGCCGGAAGTGGTGGAGATGGCGTTGGAGCCGGCGAAGGCCTGA
- a CDS encoding alkaline phosphatase D family protein → MSEFDLGRRRVMQAVGAGLLLPGLAPAVMASVKDRPVLTDGVQSGDLQGDRAMIWSRSDRPARMVVEWDTRSKFTNPRRFVSPMVDARSDFTARVELTGLPPDQAIFYRVFFEDAQSGVASEPWFGHLRSVPQLKRNIRFVWSGDTVGQGFGINPDIGGMRIYEAMRLRLPDFFIHSGDTIYADGPVPAQITTEGGRVWRNLTTEAKSKVAETLDEYRGNYRYNLMDENVRRFNAEVPQIWQWDDHEVVNNWSPGKQLDERYQTKDIHSLVGRARQAWLEYAPMRLQKADDGGRIYRKLSYGPMLDVFVLDMRSYREANDANLGGAKAFLGRAQLDWLKGELKQSRAQWKVIAADMPIGLGVPDGEVSPGVPRWEAVANGEPGPAQGRELEIAELLGYLRTHQVRNYVWLTADVHYCAAHHYHPEQAAFQDFEPFWEFVAGPLNAGSFGPNPLDKTFGPEVVFQKAPPAQNTSPFAGYQFFGEVNIDGQSGEMSVVLRDLEGVAVFEKRLQPV, encoded by the coding sequence ATGAGCGAATTCGACCTGGGCCGTCGTCGTGTGATGCAAGCCGTGGGCGCGGGGTTGTTGTTGCCAGGGTTGGCGCCGGCGGTGATGGCTTCGGTCAAGGATCGCCCGGTGCTCACCGACGGCGTGCAGTCAGGCGACTTGCAGGGCGATCGGGCGATGATCTGGAGCCGCAGCGACCGTCCGGCGCGGATGGTGGTGGAGTGGGACACCCGCAGCAAATTCACCAACCCTCGGCGTTTCGTCTCGCCCATGGTCGATGCCCGCAGCGATTTCACCGCACGGGTCGAACTCACCGGCCTGCCACCCGACCAGGCGATTTTCTACCGCGTGTTTTTCGAGGATGCCCAGAGCGGTGTCGCCAGTGAACCCTGGTTCGGCCATCTGCGCAGCGTGCCGCAGCTCAAGCGCAACATCCGTTTTGTCTGGAGTGGCGACACCGTCGGCCAAGGCTTTGGCATCAACCCGGACATCGGCGGCATGCGCATCTACGAAGCCATGCGCCTGCGCCTGCCGGATTTTTTCATCCACAGCGGCGACACCATCTACGCCGACGGCCCGGTACCGGCGCAAATCACCACCGAAGGTGGACGCGTCTGGCGCAACCTCACCACCGAAGCCAAGAGCAAGGTCGCCGAGACCCTGGACGAGTATCGCGGCAATTATCGCTACAACCTGATGGATGAAAACGTGCGCCGCTTCAACGCCGAAGTGCCGCAGATCTGGCAATGGGACGACCATGAGGTGGTCAATAACTGGTCACCGGGTAAGCAACTGGACGAGCGTTACCAGACCAAGGATATCCACAGCCTGGTGGGGCGTGCGCGGCAGGCCTGGCTGGAATACGCACCGATGCGCTTGCAGAAGGCCGACGACGGCGGGCGGATCTATCGCAAGCTCAGTTACGGGCCGATGCTGGATGTGTTCGTGCTCGACATGCGCAGCTACCGGGAAGCCAACGACGCCAACCTGGGCGGGGCCAAAGCCTTTCTCGGTCGCGCGCAGCTGGATTGGCTCAAGGGCGAATTGAAGCAGTCCCGGGCCCAATGGAAAGTCATTGCCGCCGACATGCCCATCGGCCTGGGCGTGCCTGACGGCGAAGTCAGCCCCGGCGTGCCGCGCTGGGAAGCGGTCGCCAACGGCGAGCCCGGCCCGGCCCAGGGACGTGAATTGGAAATCGCCGAATTGCTCGGCTACCTGCGCACGCATCAGGTGCGCAACTACGTCTGGCTCACCGCCGATGTCCACTACTGTGCCGCCCATCACTACCACCCGGAGCAGGCCGCGTTCCAGGATTTCGAACCGTTCTGGGAGTTTGTCGCCGGGCCGCTGAACGCCGGCAGCTTCGGCCCCAATCCCCTGGACAAGACCTTCGGCCCTGAGGTGGTGTTCCAGAAAGCGCCACCGGCCCAGAACACCTCGCCGTTTGCCGGGTATCAGTTCTTTGGCGAGGTGAACATCGACGGGCAGAGCGGGGAGATGAGCGTGGTGTTGCGGGATCTGGAGGGGGTGGCGGTGTTTGAGAAGAGGTTGCAGCCGGTTTGA
- a CDS encoding sulfite reductase flavoprotein subunit alpha, with protein sequence MLKKTLFQLHWFFGISAGLVLAFMGITGAMVSFQDEILRALNPQVLTVEKQPAGVLPPAELVEQIEATSGKTVAMLWVETDSGNAARVIFAAPPGEKRGAMRYFNPYNAQFMGDVVGQDFFGLTLKLHRILALDEVGRQITGACTLILVFFCLSGLYLRWPRQWKSWRAWLTLDWAKKGRSFNWDLHSVAGTWCLMFYLLAALTGLTWSYEWYNKGFTRLLSDSPKEERVRNRGPAPSGPPPVADYRAMWSSIYSAAGPGLISYNVRMPPVAGQPATVFYMLKGSPHDRALNQLILDPVTGVVSQHSRYSDKSLKAQLLTSVYALHVGSYFGLVGRILVTVAALAMPLFFITGWLLYLDRRRKKRQVQQARQVLAGNPSDAPAWLIGFASQSGFAEQLAWQTAGQLQAAGLPVKVQPLAGVSEHDLSNSTHALFVVSTFGDGEGPDSARGFERKVLGRALSLERLQYAVLGLGDRQYENFCGFARRLHAWLAEHGGKTLFAPVEVDSGDPYALRHWQQQLAELTGQAPVDIWQAPSFEHWTLSQRTLLNPDSSGSGVYLLGLTAPGPSSWLAGDLVEVLPRNDLSAIEHFLDGLGLSGNARVHVDGLPQSLNQALATRHLPENRVHLVGLHAQALLDALAPLAMREYSIASIPADGVLELIVRQERHADGSLGVGSGWLTEHAPLGSAISLRVRRNSGFHLPPQGVPMILLGNGTGLAGLRSLLKARVAEGMQRNWLLFGERNREHDFHCRDELQEWVTSGDLERLDLAFSRDQEKKIYVQDRLLESAALLKQWMADGAVIYVCGSLQGMASGVDHVLNLVLGREEVERLIELGRYRRDVY encoded by the coding sequence GTGTTGAAGAAAACCCTGTTCCAGTTGCACTGGTTTTTCGGCATCAGTGCCGGACTGGTCCTGGCGTTTATGGGCATTACCGGTGCGATGGTGTCGTTCCAGGACGAGATCCTGCGGGCGTTGAACCCGCAGGTGCTGACGGTCGAAAAACAACCGGCCGGTGTCCTGCCGCCCGCCGAGCTGGTGGAGCAGATCGAAGCCACCTCCGGCAAGACCGTCGCCATGCTCTGGGTCGAGACCGACAGCGGCAACGCTGCGCGGGTAATCTTCGCCGCCCCACCGGGGGAAAAACGCGGGGCCATGCGCTATTTCAATCCCTACAACGCTCAGTTCATGGGCGATGTGGTGGGCCAGGACTTCTTCGGTCTGACGCTCAAGCTGCACCGCATCCTGGCCCTGGACGAGGTGGGCCGGCAGATCACCGGTGCCTGCACGCTGATCCTGGTGTTTTTCTGCTTGTCCGGGCTGTACCTGCGCTGGCCGCGCCAATGGAAAAGCTGGCGCGCCTGGCTGACCCTCGATTGGGCGAAAAAAGGTCGCAGCTTCAATTGGGATCTGCATTCGGTCGCCGGCACCTGGTGCCTGATGTTCTATCTGTTGGCGGCGCTGACCGGGCTGACCTGGTCCTACGAGTGGTACAACAAAGGCTTCACCCGCCTGCTTTCCGATTCACCCAAGGAGGAGCGGGTACGCAATCGCGGCCCGGCGCCGAGCGGCCCGCCGCCCGTGGCTGATTACCGGGCGATGTGGAGCAGCATCTACAGCGCCGCCGGCCCGGGGTTGATCTCCTATAACGTGCGCATGCCGCCGGTGGCCGGGCAACCCGCCACGGTGTTTTACATGCTCAAGGGCTCGCCTCACGACCGGGCGCTGAACCAGCTCATCCTCGACCCGGTCACTGGCGTCGTCAGCCAGCACAGCCGCTACAGCGACAAGAGCCTCAAGGCGCAATTGCTGACCAGCGTCTATGCCCTGCATGTCGGCAGTTACTTCGGCTTGGTCGGGCGGATCCTGGTCACGGTCGCCGCGCTGGCCATGCCCCTGTTCTTCATCACCGGCTGGTTGCTGTACCTGGACCGGCGCCGCAAGAAGCGCCAGGTCCAGCAGGCCCGCCAGGTACTCGCCGGCAACCCGAGCGATGCGCCGGCCTGGCTGATCGGCTTCGCCAGCCAGAGCGGTTTCGCCGAACAGTTGGCGTGGCAGACCGCCGGCCAGCTCCAGGCCGCCGGCCTGCCGGTGAAGGTCCAGCCCCTGGCCGGCGTCAGCGAGCACGACCTGAGCAACTCCACCCACGCCTTGTTTGTCGTCAGCACCTTTGGCGACGGCGAAGGCCCCGACAGCGCCCGGGGCTTCGAGCGCAAGGTGCTGGGCCGCGCCCTGAGCCTGGAGCGCCTGCAGTATGCGGTGCTGGGCCTGGGCGACCGGCAGTATGAAAACTTCTGCGGCTTCGCCCGGCGCCTGCATGCCTGGCTGGCGGAGCACGGCGGCAAGACCCTGTTCGCTCCGGTGGAAGTCGACAGTGGCGACCCTTACGCCTTGCGTCACTGGCAACAACAACTGGCCGAGTTGACCGGACAGGCGCCAGTGGACATCTGGCAAGCGCCGAGCTTCGAGCACTGGACACTCAGCCAGCGCACCCTGCTCAACCCCGACAGCAGCGGATCGGGCGTGTACTTGCTGGGCCTCACGGCGCCCGGCCCGAGCAGTTGGCTGGCCGGTGACCTGGTGGAGGTCCTGCCGCGCAATGACCTGTCGGCCATCGAACATTTTCTCGATGGCCTCGGCCTCTCCGGCAATGCTCGCGTGCACGTCGACGGCTTGCCCCAGAGCCTCAACCAGGCCCTGGCCACCCGGCACCTGCCGGAAAACCGCGTCCATCTGGTCGGCCTGCACGCCCAGGCATTGTTGGATGCGCTGGCACCGCTGGCGATGCGCGAATATTCCATTGCCTCGATCCCGGCCGACGGCGTGCTGGAACTGATCGTGCGCCAGGAACGTCATGCCGACGGCAGCCTGGGCGTCGGTTCCGGCTGGCTCACCGAACACGCACCGCTGGGCAGCGCCATCAGCCTGCGGGTACGCCGCAACAGTGGTTTCCATCTGCCGCCCCAAGGCGTGCCAATGATCCTGCTGGGCAACGGCACCGGCCTGGCCGGCCTGCGCAGTCTGCTCAAGGCACGCGTGGCCGAGGGCATGCAGCGCAACTGGCTGCTGTTTGGCGAACGCAACCGCGAACACGATTTCCACTGCCGCGACGAGTTGCAGGAATGGGTGACCTCCGGCGATCTGGAACGCCTGGACCTGGCTTTTTCCCGGGACCAGGAAAAGAAAATCTACGTCCAGGACCGCCTGCTGGAATCGGCCGCGCTGCTCAAGCAATGGATGGCCGATGGCGCGGTGATCTATGTCTGCGGCAGCTTGCAAGGTATGGCGTCAGGGGTGGATCACGTGCTCAACCTAGTGCTGGGCCGCGAGGAAGTGGAACGGCTGATCGAGTTGGGACGGTATCGGCGGGATGTCTACTGA